In Marinobacter sp. LQ44, the following are encoded in one genomic region:
- the rapA gene encoding RNA polymerase-associated protein RapA → METSEFVIGQRWVSHSDTALGLGIVTDISGRRVTLGFPAADEERTYAIDNAPLSRIVYQLGEEIETYDGERYIVRAVEDLHGVLMYHADDGENIQQISEVKLAGSVNFSAPHQRLFAGQFDRNGAFRLRVSTLQHLDRLRASPAQGLIGARTQHLPHQLYIAHEVARRHAPRVLLADEVGLGKTIEAGLILHYQLHTGRARRALIVVPDSLIHQWLVEMLRRFNLRFSIVDRRRYDDIKAQEDDVDALVNHIFGDDDSVNPFEADQLVLCSLDFLVESEQARNHALAAGWDLMVVDEAHHLAWSPEQASPEYQVVESLSEASKGLLLLTATPEQVGVASHFARLRLLDPARFHSLDAFREEEQQYETINKVVRRLLETPGQISPEDETALAGWLGDELEELLARDDAHQAVIDALLDRHGTGRVLFRNTRAAIQGFPERQPLPEPLPCPALYDDCRYGDVGLAPEQTVPEEQWLADDPRVAWLEKKLASLRPAKVVVICARADTAMALEHYLQLRAGIRSAAFHEHLSLLERDRAAAYFADSEQGAQALICSEIGSEGRNFQFAHHLVLFDLPANADLLEQRIGRLDRIGQNEAIRIHIPYLQGTSQEVQYRWFQEGLNAFAESCAVGVAVHDQVGDEWQKALEGDDTVLEPMLASSAEETARLKTLLHNGRDALIELNSCRRDEAEALIASIEQEESSAQVRDYMVQAFDILGVDIEDHSEHADVLKPGEQYQAGHVAELPEDGLTVTWEREQALQREDMAFMSWEHPMVTGVMDSVTSSGLGKAALANLSVKALPPGTLLLEALFAVHCPAPESLQLTRYLPVSPLRLVVDVNGRDLSNALPHDRLNELCSNIRRRTAQAIVPKIRAEVETMVDHVERLAEPHLAQLQAQALAQVEAGFVPEVRRLEALQRVNPAIRSEEIDFLRDQLDAAREAVGHASLALEGIRVIVTS, encoded by the coding sequence TTGGAAACATCGGAATTTGTCATCGGTCAGCGTTGGGTGAGCCACAGCGATACCGCTTTGGGTTTGGGTATCGTTACCGACATCTCGGGGCGCAGAGTTACCCTGGGGTTTCCGGCGGCCGATGAAGAGCGCACCTATGCCATCGATAATGCGCCTTTGTCGCGCATTGTCTATCAGCTGGGTGAGGAGATAGAGACCTATGACGGCGAGCGTTACATTGTTCGGGCCGTTGAGGATCTCCACGGTGTTCTGATGTACCACGCCGATGATGGCGAAAATATCCAGCAGATCTCCGAGGTAAAGCTGGCCGGTTCGGTCAATTTTTCGGCCCCGCACCAGCGCCTGTTCGCCGGTCAGTTTGACCGAAACGGCGCTTTCCGGTTGCGGGTGTCTACCCTTCAGCACCTGGACCGCCTGCGGGCCTCCCCGGCCCAGGGATTAATTGGTGCGCGCACCCAGCATCTGCCGCACCAGCTGTACATTGCCCATGAAGTGGCGCGCCGCCATGCCCCCAGAGTGTTGCTGGCCGATGAGGTGGGGCTGGGCAAAACCATAGAGGCTGGCCTGATCCTGCACTATCAGCTGCACACCGGCCGGGCCCGAAGGGCGCTGATTGTGGTGCCGGATTCGCTGATTCACCAGTGGCTGGTGGAAATGCTGCGCCGCTTCAACCTGCGTTTTTCTATTGTGGATCGTCGCCGCTACGACGACATCAAGGCCCAGGAAGACGATGTGGACGCGCTGGTAAACCACATCTTCGGTGACGACGACAGCGTCAACCCGTTCGAGGCAGACCAGCTGGTGTTGTGCAGTCTCGATTTTCTGGTTGAAAGCGAACAGGCCCGCAACCATGCCCTGGCGGCGGGTTGGGATCTGATGGTGGTAGACGAAGCCCACCACCTGGCCTGGTCGCCGGAGCAGGCCAGCCCGGAATATCAGGTGGTTGAAAGCCTGTCTGAGGCCAGCAAAGGCCTGCTGCTGCTGACGGCCACACCGGAGCAGGTGGGTGTGGCCAGCCATTTCGCCCGTTTGCGGTTGCTGGACCCCGCACGGTTTCACTCCCTGGACGCGTTCCGGGAGGAGGAACAGCAGTACGAGACGATCAACAAAGTGGTGCGCCGGCTGCTTGAAACCCCAGGCCAAATTAGCCCTGAAGACGAAACGGCCCTTGCCGGCTGGCTGGGTGATGAACTGGAGGAGCTTCTGGCCCGGGATGATGCGCATCAGGCGGTGATCGATGCGCTGCTGGACCGGCACGGCACTGGCCGGGTGCTGTTCCGCAACACCCGGGCAGCGATTCAGGGCTTCCCGGAGCGCCAGCCGCTGCCGGAACCTCTGCCGTGTCCTGCCCTTTACGATGACTGCCGTTACGGCGATGTTGGCCTGGCGCCTGAACAGACAGTGCCGGAAGAACAATGGCTGGCGGACGATCCGAGAGTGGCCTGGCTGGAGAAAAAACTGGCCAGCCTGCGACCAGCCAAAGTGGTGGTGATCTGCGCCCGGGCTGATACCGCTATGGCGCTGGAGCATTACTTGCAGCTGCGGGCCGGCATTCGCAGTGCCGCCTTCCACGAGCACCTGAGCCTGCTGGAGCGGGATCGTGCCGCCGCCTATTTTGCCGACAGCGAGCAGGGCGCCCAGGCGCTGATCTGCTCGGAAATCGGCAGTGAAGGCCGCAACTTCCAGTTTGCCCATCACCTGGTTTTGTTTGATTTGCCCGCCAACGCGGACCTGCTGGAACAGCGAATTGGCCGGCTGGACCGTATCGGTCAGAACGAAGCCATCCGGATTCACATACCCTACTTGCAGGGCACCAGTCAGGAAGTGCAGTACCGCTGGTTCCAGGAAGGGCTCAATGCCTTTGCCGAGAGCTGTGCCGTCGGTGTGGCGGTTCACGACCAGGTGGGTGACGAGTGGCAGAAAGCGCTGGAGGGCGATGACACCGTTCTGGAACCCATGCTGGCGAGCAGCGCCGAGGAAACTGCGCGGCTGAAAACCCTGCTGCACAATGGCCGGGATGCCCTGATTGAGCTCAACTCCTGCCGCCGGGATGAAGCCGAAGCCTTGATTGCCAGTATCGAACAGGAGGAAAGCTCGGCCCAGGTCCGTGATTACATGGTGCAGGCGTTCGATATTCTGGGTGTGGATATTGAAGACCACAGTGAGCATGCCGATGTGCTCAAGCCTGGCGAACAATACCAGGCTGGCCATGTTGCCGAGCTGCCGGAGGACGGCCTGACCGTCACCTGGGAGCGTGAACAGGCCCTGCAGCGGGAAGACATGGCGTTCATGAGCTGGGAGCACCCGATGGTGACCGGCGTGATGGATTCTGTCACCAGCTCGGGCCTGGGCAAGGCCGCGCTGGCCAATCTGTCCGTGAAGGCGCTGCCGCCCGGCACCCTGCTGCTGGAAGCCTTGTTTGCCGTACACTGCCCGGCGCCGGAGTCCCTGCAGTTGACCCGCTACCTGCCGGTTTCGCCGCTGCGCCTGGTGGTGGATGTGAATGGCCGGGACCTGTCCAACGCGTTACCTCATGATCGCCTGAATGAGCTGTGCTCCAACATTCGCCGGCGCACGGCACAGGCCATCGTGCCAAAGATTCGGGCCGAGGTGGAAACCATGGTGGACCACGTTGAGCGACTGGCAGAGCCGCATCTGGCGCAGCTGCAGGCGCAAGCCCTGGCGCAGGTTGAGGCGGGCTTTGTTCCCGAGGTGCGCCGGCTGGAGGCATTGCAGCGGGTAAACCCGGCCATTCGCAGTGAGGAAATCGATTTTCTGCGCGACCAGCTGGATGCTGCCCGGGAAGCGGTGGGCCACGCCAGTCTTGCGCTGGAAGGTATTCGGGTGATTGTAACCTCCTGA
- a CDS encoding dienelactone hydrolase family protein: MPGIRKTTQLTALALAIAGASANAELRTETVTYEVDGQTFSGYMAWDDEEEGKRPGVLVVHEWWGHNAFAREQAEKLAAAGYTAFALDMYGDGKLAEHPDTAQEFMQEATKNIDQVKARFMKAKELLQNHESVDAGRIAAQGYCFGGAVVLNMARLGVDLAGVVSYHGALSSPVQAEAGKVKAKVQVYTGGADPMVPSEQVASLVREMQNAEVDLTLVSFPGVTHSFTNPGADKVAEQFGMPIAYDETAAARSWNGTMQFYSEIFAR, encoded by the coding sequence ATGCCTGGAATCAGAAAAACAACTCAACTCACGGCGCTCGCCCTGGCCATTGCCGGCGCCAGTGCCAACGCGGAACTTCGCACCGAAACGGTCACCTATGAAGTGGATGGCCAGACCTTCAGCGGCTACATGGCCTGGGATGATGAAGAAGAGGGCAAACGGCCCGGCGTTCTGGTGGTTCACGAGTGGTGGGGTCATAACGCCTTCGCCCGTGAGCAGGCAGAAAAGCTGGCTGCAGCAGGCTACACAGCCTTTGCCCTGGACATGTACGGTGACGGCAAGCTGGCTGAACACCCGGATACCGCCCAGGAATTCATGCAGGAAGCCACCAAAAACATAGATCAGGTGAAAGCCCGTTTCATGAAGGCAAAAGAACTGCTGCAGAACCACGAAAGCGTGGATGCCGGCCGTATTGCCGCCCAGGGTTACTGTTTCGGCGGTGCCGTGGTATTGAACATGGCTCGGCTTGGCGTTGATCTGGCAGGGGTGGTCAGCTACCACGGCGCGCTGTCCAGCCCGGTTCAGGCAGAAGCTGGCAAGGTAAAAGCCAAAGTGCAGGTTTACACCGGTGGCGCCGACCCGATGGTGCCTTCAGAGCAGGTAGCAAGCCTGGTTCGGGAGATGCAGAACGCGGAAGTGGACCTGACACTGGTGAGCTTCCCCGGAGTAACCCACTCTTTCACCAACCCTGGCGCAGACAAGGTTGCCGAACAGTTCGGGATGCCCATCGCCTACGATGAAACCGCTGCTGCCCGGTCCTGGAACGGCACCATGCAATTCTACAGTGAGATTTTCGCTCGCTGA
- a CDS encoding alkaline phosphatase D family protein, producing MARLTRRDFLKASALGMGAVVVSTGLAGCVFDSSDKRSVEFTHGVASGDPLQDSVILWTRAVPDRATSVEVGWEIARDAEFDEIVHSGTAEASAEHDYTVKVDARGLSDGQRYFYRFRSANSTSPVGTTRTLPEGSIDQVKLAVVSCSNYPAGYFNVYREIATRQDLDALVHLGDYIYEYSSEADSYAAADAEALGRTFPEANNLELITLQDYRQRYGIYRKDDDLQELHRVMPFIVVWDDHEVTNDTWREGAENHNPELGEGDFGERRIAALRAFFEWMPIRPVIEGSNETIYRSFRFGDLVDLHMLDTRIIGRDQQLDYMNYLGEGGLDVDAFRAAVGDPNRTLLGAEQRLWLQSALAQGTATWQVLGQQVLMGRMNLPAELLMAIATQNLENLPASLAELATLKARALQDDPTLTEQELARLELAVPYNLDAWDGYQYEREVVLATARQLDRNLVVLAGDTHNAWANNLRDVEGRQIGVEFATASVTSPGLEGYLGLPAEMIPQAEQGIGLLVDDLDYLDISQRGYMLVTFTPTEARSEWHFLDTVKSRSYESLSQATISLRTLPGSEGRRLEQPAG from the coding sequence ATGGCACGGTTAACACGCAGGGATTTTCTGAAAGCCTCGGCCTTGGGGATGGGAGCAGTAGTTGTCTCAACCGGATTGGCGGGTTGTGTGTTCGACAGCAGCGATAAGCGCAGCGTTGAGTTCACCCATGGTGTCGCCAGTGGCGACCCGTTGCAGGATAGCGTCATACTCTGGACGCGCGCGGTGCCGGATAGGGCGACCTCGGTAGAGGTGGGCTGGGAAATTGCCAGGGACGCCGAGTTTGATGAGATCGTACACTCCGGCACCGCCGAGGCCAGCGCAGAGCATGATTACACGGTGAAGGTGGATGCCCGGGGCCTATCCGATGGCCAGCGCTACTTCTATCGTTTCCGCTCCGCCAACAGCACATCGCCTGTTGGCACTACCCGAACCCTCCCTGAGGGCAGCATTGATCAAGTGAAGCTGGCTGTTGTCTCGTGCTCCAACTATCCGGCGGGCTATTTCAATGTCTATCGGGAGATTGCCACCCGACAGGATCTGGACGCCCTGGTTCATTTGGGAGACTACATCTACGAATACAGCAGTGAGGCCGACAGCTACGCAGCAGCAGATGCCGAGGCATTGGGGCGCACCTTCCCGGAGGCCAATAATCTGGAGTTGATTACTCTGCAGGATTACCGCCAACGCTACGGCATCTATCGCAAGGACGATGACCTTCAGGAATTGCACCGCGTTATGCCGTTCATCGTGGTATGGGACGACCATGAGGTCACCAACGACACCTGGCGCGAGGGTGCAGAGAACCACAATCCGGAGCTGGGAGAAGGCGATTTCGGCGAACGCAGGATTGCCGCCCTGCGGGCCTTCTTTGAGTGGATGCCGATCCGCCCGGTAATAGAGGGTAGTAACGAAACTATCTATCGGAGTTTCCGGTTTGGTGACCTGGTTGATCTGCATATGCTGGATACCCGCATTATTGGCCGTGACCAGCAGCTGGATTACATGAACTACCTCGGGGAGGGTGGCCTGGATGTAGATGCTTTCCGGGCGGCAGTAGGGGATCCGAACCGCACCCTTTTGGGCGCCGAACAGCGTTTGTGGTTGCAGTCGGCACTTGCGCAGGGCACGGCTACCTGGCAGGTGCTTGGCCAGCAGGTGCTGATGGGGCGCATGAACCTGCCCGCCGAGCTGCTGATGGCCATTGCGACACAGAATCTGGAAAACCTGCCGGCATCACTGGCCGAACTGGCAACGCTGAAAGCCCGGGCGCTGCAGGATGATCCCACACTTACCGAACAGGAGCTGGCGCGGCTTGAACTGGCAGTACCCTATAACCTGGATGCCTGGGACGGCTACCAGTACGAACGGGAAGTGGTTCTCGCCACCGCCCGGCAGCTGGACAGGAACCTGGTGGTGCTGGCCGGTGATACCCATAATGCCTGGGCCAACAACCTCCGGGATGTGGAAGGGCGACAGATAGGCGTGGAGTTTGCCACGGCCTCGGTGACCTCGCCTGGGCTTGAGGGATATCTGGGACTGCCGGCAGAGATGATTCCGCAAGCCGAACAAGGCATCGGGCTGCTGGTTGATGATCTGGACTACCTCGACATTAGCCAGAGGGGATATATGCTGGTGACGTTTACCCCGACAGAGGCGCGTTCAGAATGGCATTTTCTGGATACCGTGAAAAGCCGGAGCTATGAGAGCCTCAGTCAGGCCACGATCTCTCTGCGCACATTGCCTGGTTCCGAGGGGCGCCGCCTGGAGCAACCGGCAGGGTGA
- a CDS encoding acyl-CoA dehydrogenase produces the protein MTLILFLIALGGLLFVLRRESGAKPAIGVMAVVGVIALFSGSGWLALVLFVGAAITAMAGLPQFRINWLTPRVFAMFKKVAPKVSETEKVALEAGTVGWDGELFTGRPDWHYLLINRHTGLSDEEQAFVDNQCTQAISMCNAWDLAVERADLPKELWDFLKKEKFFGMIIPKEYGGLEFSAKAQTAVLQKLAANEMLMVTVGVPNSLGPGELLVKYGTEEQKNYYLPRLADGREVPCFGLTGPRAGSDATSLPDTGIVCKQKVDGKEVLGIRLNFEKRWITLAPVATVVGLAFRMFDPDGLLGDTKDYGITCALIPRDTDGMEIGRRHCPIGTPFMNGPIKGKDVFIPLDYIIGGQEMAGQGWRMLVECLSVGRCITLPSGAAGAAAYSVGTAGGFTRIRRQFNTPVADMEGVQAPLARIAAKTYIAQSAVNHTANMIDRGEKPAVPSAILKYHLTEFQREILTDAMDVHGGKTVTLGPRNYLGIGFSGAAVSITVEGANIMTRSLMIFGQGAIRCHPYVLKELAAKDNDDIKAFDEAFFGHAGLIFGNAARAFTQALGVGKADVPFDSASRKYAQALARFSSAFGLCADAAMTTLGGELKMRELISARLGDMLSNLYLASMVLKNWHETQPVEGEKELMQYSLAFLLHRTEQALDEFLQNLLNRPVALALRAVTLPLGCRWDTPHDDLARKLARAISTDTPIRNKLMAGAWTTDGEGTVENPVARYNGLLKDYDKAEQLYRKATKAYAKGELPMTALHPEERFEAALEAGIYTKEEADFMRQYEQVVLEMLTVDDFPFDEFARNKETLIDHNPA, from the coding sequence ATGACGTTGATACTGTTTCTGATCGCACTGGGCGGCCTGCTGTTTGTATTGCGCCGCGAATCCGGTGCAAAGCCTGCTATTGGTGTTATGGCGGTGGTGGGTGTGATCGCCCTTTTCTCGGGCTCTGGCTGGCTCGCGCTGGTGTTATTTGTCGGTGCTGCCATAACCGCAATGGCGGGACTGCCGCAGTTCCGGATCAACTGGCTTACCCCGCGGGTGTTCGCCATGTTCAAGAAGGTGGCGCCCAAGGTCTCGGAGACAGAAAAGGTGGCGCTGGAGGCTGGCACCGTCGGCTGGGACGGCGAGCTGTTTACCGGTCGCCCGGACTGGCATTACCTGCTGATTAACCGTCATACCGGGTTGAGCGACGAAGAACAGGCATTCGTTGATAATCAATGTACCCAGGCGATCTCCATGTGCAATGCCTGGGATCTGGCGGTGGAGCGGGCTGACCTGCCGAAAGAACTGTGGGACTTCCTCAAGAAAGAGAAGTTCTTTGGCATGATCATTCCGAAGGAATACGGTGGTCTGGAGTTCTCGGCCAAGGCTCAGACAGCAGTATTGCAGAAGCTGGCGGCCAACGAGATGTTGATGGTGACCGTAGGTGTTCCCAATTCCCTCGGCCCCGGCGAGTTGCTGGTCAAATACGGCACCGAAGAACAGAAAAACTACTATTTGCCACGCCTTGCCGATGGCCGTGAGGTGCCTTGCTTTGGTCTCACTGGCCCGCGGGCAGGCTCGGATGCAACGTCGCTGCCGGATACCGGCATCGTCTGCAAACAGAAAGTGGATGGCAAGGAAGTGCTGGGCATCCGCCTGAACTTCGAGAAACGCTGGATTACCCTGGCGCCGGTGGCCACCGTGGTGGGTCTGGCGTTCCGGATGTTTGACCCGGACGGTCTGCTGGGTGACACCAAAGACTACGGCATTACCTGTGCGCTGATTCCCCGGGACACCGACGGCATGGAAATCGGTCGTCGCCACTGCCCGATCGGTACTCCGTTCATGAACGGACCCATCAAGGGCAAAGATGTGTTTATCCCGCTGGATTACATCATCGGTGGCCAGGAAATGGCCGGCCAGGGCTGGCGTATGCTGGTTGAGTGCCTGTCTGTCGGCCGCTGCATCACCCTGCCGTCTGGTGCGGCTGGTGCTGCCGCCTACTCCGTGGGCACGGCTGGCGGTTTCACCCGCATTCGCCGTCAGTTCAATACGCCGGTGGCGGACATGGAGGGTGTGCAGGCGCCCCTGGCCCGCATTGCTGCGAAAACCTACATTGCCCAGTCGGCGGTGAACCATACCGCCAACATGATCGACCGGGGTGAAAAACCGGCGGTACCGTCGGCGATCCTCAAGTACCACCTGACCGAGTTCCAGCGTGAAATCCTGACCGACGCCATGGATGTTCACGGTGGTAAAACGGTTACCCTCGGCCCCCGTAACTATCTGGGGATCGGTTTCAGCGGTGCGGCGGTGTCAATCACCGTTGAAGGTGCCAACATTATGACCCGCAGCCTGATGATCTTCGGGCAGGGTGCGATCCGTTGCCATCCGTACGTCCTGAAAGAACTGGCCGCCAAGGATAATGACGACATCAAGGCGTTCGATGAGGCGTTCTTTGGCCATGCCGGCCTGATCTTTGGTAACGCCGCCCGTGCGTTCACCCAGGCCCTGGGCGTCGGCAAGGCCGATGTGCCGTTTGACAGCGCTTCGCGCAAGTATGCCCAGGCCCTGGCACGGTTCAGCTCCGCCTTTGGGCTGTGTGCCGATGCCGCCATGACCACACTTGGCGGTGAGCTGAAAATGCGTGAGCTGATCTCCGCCCGTCTCGGCGACATGCTGTCCAACCTCTATCTGGCATCGATGGTGCTGAAAAACTGGCATGAGACCCAGCCAGTGGAAGGCGAGAAAGAGCTGATGCAGTACAGCCTGGCATTTTTGCTACACCGTACTGAACAGGCCCTGGATGAGTTCCTGCAAAACCTGCTGAATCGACCGGTGGCCCTGGCCCTGCGGGCGGTAACCTTGCCGCTGGGATGTCGCTGGGATACGCCTCACGATGATCTGGCGCGCAAGCTGGCGCGGGCGATCTCTACCGATACGCCCATCCGCAACAAGCTGATGGCGGGTGCCTGGACCACCGATGGCGAAGGTACCGTGGAAAATCCGGTAGCCCGCTACAACGGTCTGCTCAAGGATTACGACAAGGCCGAGCAGCTCTACCGCAAAGCCACCAAGGCCTATGCCAAGGGTGAACTGCCGATGACGGCATTGCACCCGGAAGAGCGCTTTGAAGCGGCTCTGGAAGCGGGTATCTATACCAAGGAAGAGGCGGATTTCATGCGTCAGTATGAGCAGGTGGTGCTGGAGATGCTCACCGTGGATGATTTCCCGTTTGATGAGTTTGCCCGAAACAAGGAGACCCTGATTGACCACAACCCGGCCTGA
- the crcB gene encoding fluoride efflux transporter CrcB has protein sequence MWLSVVAVSVGAVIGANLRWALGLWLNASYHAVPWGTLVANLSGGWLVGLLIGFFTQSNALAPEWRLFAITGLCGALTTFSTFSLEMFGALQEGKWAMALTGIVAHVVGSILMTALGFYTFSLIKG, from the coding sequence ATGTGGCTTTCAGTGGTTGCAGTCAGCGTTGGCGCCGTGATCGGCGCCAACCTTCGATGGGCGCTCGGCTTATGGCTGAATGCCAGTTACCACGCGGTACCTTGGGGCACTCTGGTGGCCAATCTCAGTGGCGGCTGGCTGGTTGGCTTGTTGATTGGTTTTTTTACCCAGAGTAACGCCCTGGCGCCGGAATGGCGTTTGTTTGCCATCACCGGGTTGTGTGGTGCGCTGACCACCTTCTCGACTTTTTCGCTGGAAATGTTCGGTGCACTGCAGGAAGGCAAGTGGGCCATGGCACTCACCGGCATTGTCGCCCATGTGGTGGGGTCTATTCTTATGACTGCCCTGGGCTTTTATACCTTCAGCCTGATCAAGGGCTGA
- a CDS encoding Yip1 family protein → MLLSHAFGLFTHPDQEWASIKKEHEHPTRLYVAYVVILGAIAPICAYISTAHFGWSVGNERLIKLTEISALQLSVLTYIAMLVGVFALGYAINWMAKTYGAKEEHVPSNGIALAAYSCTPLFLAGFALLYPVPWFNAAVFLAAACYGAWLMYDGLPIVMGIEKERAVMYGGALLTVALVILVSTRVGSVILWNFGVGPVFVSG, encoded by the coding sequence ATGCTCCTGTCACACGCGTTTGGTCTGTTTACCCACCCGGACCAAGAGTGGGCATCCATAAAGAAAGAACACGAACATCCAACCCGGCTGTATGTTGCCTATGTGGTTATTCTGGGAGCTATCGCGCCGATCTGTGCTTACATCTCAACCGCGCATTTCGGCTGGTCCGTCGGCAATGAGCGATTGATCAAGCTGACGGAAATCAGTGCGTTGCAGCTGAGCGTCCTGACATACATTGCCATGCTGGTGGGCGTCTTTGCCCTGGGCTACGCCATTAACTGGATGGCAAAAACCTACGGTGCCAAAGAGGAACACGTACCTTCTAACGGTATTGCCCTGGCGGCTTATTCCTGCACTCCGCTGTTCCTGGCTGGCTTTGCGCTGTTGTACCCGGTGCCATGGTTCAACGCGGCTGTGTTTCTGGCGGCAGCCTGTTACGGTGCCTGGCTGATGTATGACGGCCTGCCCATCGTGATGGGGATCGAGAAAGAGCGTGCGGTCATGTACGGCGGGGCCCTGCTGACCGTTGCCCTGGTGATTCTCGTTTCTACTCGTGTTGGCTCGGTCATTCTCTGGAACTTCGGTGTCGGCCCGGTGTTTGTCAGCGGGTAG
- a CDS encoding cold-shock protein: MSTTTGTVKFFNEAKGFGFITREGGPDVFVHYSAIQGSGFKTLAEGQQVEFTVTQGQKGPQAENVVAL, from the coding sequence ATGTCTACTACTACCGGTACTGTTAAGTTCTTCAACGAAGCAAAAGGCTTTGGCTTTATCACTCGTGAAGGCGGCCCGGACGTATTTGTTCACTACAGCGCCATTCAGGGCTCTGGTTTCAAGACCCTGGCCGAAGGCCAGCAGGTCGAGTTCACCGTAACTCAGGGCCAGAAAGGTCCTCAGGCGGAGAACGTTGTTGCTCTGTAA